In Megalops cyprinoides isolate fMegCyp1 chromosome 8, fMegCyp1.pri, whole genome shotgun sequence, the genomic stretch AGACGTAGAATATTTGTGTAACAAGTTTGATATAAATTGTATTAAATGACTTTGCATCATATTCAGATGCACAGTGATCGACTGTAAAATATGTGATTTACTGTTAAATGATTACGCGGGTATTTTagcaacacattttaatatgagCTCAACGTGCGTTTCAAGTATTCTGTGGCTTCCAAAATCAAATATTGGAATAGCCGCGCTTCAGTTTCAGCCCGGACCTCTGGTTCTTTCTCAGTCAATAATGACTCACTCCGAAGAAATCTGCATTCACACTTTCAGGGAGGACAATTTGTAATATCAAAATATTAGACTATTACGCTGAGTTCCTTCGCccccttcatgaatattgatcagaaacaataaaattgtgtattttcCATCCATTTTGTGTTAAtaagaaatttaaaaacatcCATATGAATGATTGATTGTATGTTTGTGGTGTGTTTTATCTGTGGCGTGTCTCACGCAGTTGCCCTTAAGAGCGTTCACCTGCGATGGACCAAAATAAGGTAACTTAACCAAATAACTAAAATCGCACGACTCCACAGGACAGGGAGAAATCCTTCAGGTGAAGAACAAATTGTCACCTGGGCAGGGCGCCCGGGCCAGGATGCGACTCTATTTTAAAAGACTCTCCCCGCCTGTCGTGAACCAGGAGCCCGGGTGACAGTCGCATTAAAACGCCATTTAAGTGTGAAATAGGAACACGGAGCGAAAATAGATTTAACCTCTCGCGCACATCGATCTCGCACCTGTGCTCGGGCGCGCGTCTCAGACAGACCGTTCTGTAATAGGTTTTTCCGGGACTTATTTGGGTGCGCAAGACCTCGCTTCCCCCGCACCCCGCTGCAGAGCGCGTTCGGCGCGAGAGCTGGTGACAGATGCGCTGGGCGCCGCGCGTGTGACCCGCTTCTCTGCAGTACACCACTTCGTTCTCCCTGCATTCTGAcctgttgtttcattttttttttccattaggcTACTTAATGTATACAAGTCAAGGGGACAGGGGGGCAACATTGGACATCATTACATCATACATCATTAGAAAATGTAAAttctgaaatgtactgtatggaAGACTTTGGCTTGGGGGCGGTGCTGGGGAGGGtatcaaaatgaatttcaagctgGGAGTCCCCTAACCATCCACGTTCGGGTTAGGAGTGGGATGTGCACACATTATCCACTTACCCTCGTTGTTATGATTCTGCATGACTGGACAGACatggtgtgttttgttgttgttcatatGCGCAGGTGCAGGTGCAAAGCTGGATCATTCAGGCTTCCTAGCTAATTAACAACAGGTAGACCCAAATGGTTGTGTGGCCTCTTTGAACAGGTTCATTGTTTAGTGACAAAGTAACCTGAATGATGTCTGACCTCTATATGAGATGCAAAGGGAGAATTTTAGTGTTTAGTTGTTTTTGTATAGTATGAGGCGTCTTTAAGTGCCTACTTTGAAGACAAATAACCCAGACTGTCTGAAATTTCCCCTTAACCCAATACTAGCTGTGAAGCATAACCACCCTTTAAACGACTTGGACACgtgacattttaatttgctttaaaaCCGGCAGAGCCTCCAAAACAATTAACATGAAGGAAAGCTGTTATCACTTAAACACTTTCTCCCTCCCAGTTAGAAAGTTAAATTGGGGGGGGGTATAAGGGTATAAGGAGAGCTTCCTAATTAATTCCACTGGCCTGCGTGACCGTTAGACGATTGGTAATCCAAAAGGGAACGTCCTTATTGATCTTAGGACCGCTGAGGCAGACTCCCGATGCTTAtctcagtgtaaaaaaaaaaaaaaaaacatctctagTGATGAGCCCCGCGATTTAATTAGATGACAATCACTGTTAACAATGCACAGACAACGTCACAAAATTTGCACATCAGGTCTGGCAGTGATGAATCTAATTGCcttgcaggattttttttttacttccctGGTTTAACTCTTTCTTGGAAGGGCAGTTATTTAACATTCAGTTTTTCCATGCTACTGGAGTGTGCACACAGCAGTGTAGATAGaattcttctgttgttttttgttgcaaactgtgaaaacacaaaacattccaCGCTGTGTTCTAGCTCACAAAGCCAAAAGCATACAGGGTATAAATTACTTACCTGAAGTATCCTGTCACCAGAGGAAACATGGTTGTTAACATCATAAAACAACCTGTGATTTTTAACAATAATCTTATTTTGTGCTAGCTCCTCAGACCCACATAAACCCgcaaaaaatatatttggtaataataattataataataatgttaataataataatctgttCAATCTGTTTTGATGaaccttttttgtgtgtaagaTTTGGATGGTTTGATGTAAAATGATTAGGACACACTACTGGCTAAGGTATGGGGCCCTTTCAAGGAATTTCCATGCTGCATACAAGCATATCCACCGGAGGGCAGTATAAACAATTAGTTCCAACCATCTGAGCAGCTGATGTTGAagtgacaacaaaaaagaaaaataatgattcTGGTTTCTGAACAGCTGAGGTGGAATTTTCTTCTTTGTGGATAAAATGTATTTCCCCCCAAACATTGATGGCTTTTCATGTCTATTTCATGTCTCTCATATTCAGTATAAGATGCTGTAAAATTGGTCTTTGGGCAAATCAAACATTCCGGCAACTGTTAATCGATGTATTTGTTATAGTGTTATATATTTCCACAAGTCGATTagcacagtgagtgtgagcgtgacaGCTGTTTGGGAACTGaaagaccagaaaaaaaaaaaaaaaactcaaggaGAAATGTTTTCCTGAACTCAGGGGAAATGCAGGCAAGAGGCTGCTAGAAAATTGTGTAAATGGGAGAAAGCAGAGGAGCAGAACCACGTGAAGAGCAGTGAGCGAAAACACCGGTCTGCCCAAAGACAGTGCTGAAGGACTGTGGGAAGGATGTCTGCGGCTCTTGGAGAATAATCCATAGGTCTAGTTTTTAACAACATGCTCTGGCACACAGTCACTATCGCTATATGATTTATTATGATTTCACAGCAGAAGTGCATGCTTTACAGTTATAAAATACGATCCATGTGTCATACACATGAATTAAACTATCAAACCAGATCATTCACTACCTGTCCCAACTCTGGCTACATTATCAGTAGATCAATTATAGTACAATTTTGTCATCTTACTGTCAAATGCAATATCCCTAAAATGGTTTAGCAATAAAATAAGTGGGTGTGCTTTCTATTTTGACAGACACTTgctaacatgaaaaataaaacataaacacacccaGAGAAAGAGCTAGGACTAAATTTATATACGGGAGAGATTCTCACTTGTGTAATCTACCCCAAAGTGCTATGGCTGCTGTCTCCCCTGGTGGATGACTGACAGGGACTCAAAGCTCAATAACAGTAGCCTGCCCCACTAATGCCACTATGAATCTTACACTACCTAACTGTCTGATGGGCAGGCTAAAATAGCTGAAGTTATAAGAGAATACAATATCTGAATTAAATCAGTAGTGAGAAATGTGAAGTAAAATCATGAAGAAGGACAAGAGTGTCATCATCGTCCGCCCCCAAGAGCCTAGGGAAGAGACTCCAAAGTTATGCACAAGGAACATCATTTCACATTAGCCTATAATGCACACAGCTTTAATTTATCTTGTCAAGTACATAAACTGCAAAGCGCTAAAACATTTTTGGATGGGGGAGGCCATAGGTGGAGGCCAGGGGGTAATGGCAATGAGTGATTTGTCAGTCAGCCCAGCATTTAATAATTGCCAGCCCTCCGTTTTTGGCTGTTTGTTTATATTAACCTCCGGCTGAACCCACTTTGGAGGCTGCGTGAATGCGCGAGAGTGCAGTGACCGCGCAGCAGGGGGCGAGGACAGCGTGTCATGTCGCGTCAGTCAGCGCGCGGCAGCGAGCGGCATCCCTCGGTCCCCGGGCTTGCGCTCACATACAGACAGCGCGCTGGCGAGTGTGAATCCACGGTGCGCGCTGGCGAGTGTGAATCCCCGGTGCTTTCAGCACCTACGGCGCTTGTAACTGAGTTCATTGCTTGTAACGACCTGATTCTGACCCTCTGTTTTTGCGCTCATGCAGCCGAGAATCGCATCATTCCGCATGGTGCGTCCCACACGACTTTAATGTCCTTTTCATCAAAGCCATCCTGCGGAtcttaaaaaatgacatgaattttAACGTTATTTTAGACCAGATTAAAGGTTTGAAccttaaaaataatacatttaagaaACGTTTCTCAATTttcagttattaaaaataaacacaaactcGTACGCCGCAGTGgatgttgtttacatttatcGGACTACCATCGTACTGTCACGATAAAAcgaataaacaaaacattaatttaactATGAACTTTTATAACATAAAAACATTATATGAAGTACTCCGCATGAGAACTTTGACagaagctttttttctgctattaTTACAATGATGTTTTATGAAACGATTCAATTCGTAAATACACTGATACCACATTCCCAGTCAATTAGtgaacacaaaatgtaattattaaatcTTTTTAGAGTCATGCTAGTTTTGAGTAAACTATAAGTCTACCAACCATAAGTCTACCTTCGCTAAATCCttgaatattaatgtattatatataatcGTCATAAGGTGGCGCCAGAGAGCAGCTCTGCCCCAGCTAATGATGTGGTAATATGCAGAGCCAGCATCAAAGCGAATACAAGAATATGTATTTACGATGGAATTCCAAGCCAGAAAAGATTCACGCGTCTCCTGTGATTTAGGATCATATACGAGTTCTCGTTTGTATTGGATAATCCATGTCCCCAGGATAATGTCGTTGGATAACGATTAGATCAGATCCATCACTTTCAACATAATGACAACTAGATTACGGTTATTAGTAAACATAATTAAGATGTTCCATTATGTTTTGTAACACTAAACGAGTCTGTAATGGACGTTTTAACACAACTTCCCGCCtccattttgtatttaataatgTTGGCAATTACAgtaaaagcaaacacaacatAAGCTGTAATTTGTACAACTGTACCGtttggtttttttcttcaggCAGTGTGGCCGACGCATTTAACTTGAATAGAACAAACATGCGAGCTCAAACATGACGTTCTCCCAACTAAAATCGgttaaaaactaaataaataaacacgtGCATAAATATAATCATTGAGCCACCCATACAATCCGAACCACACTTTGGAATACAACAGAATTATGATATTTACGCGTCAGTATAAACACCGCGTCATATCATAACCATATTCTCGCGGCACATTTGATTGTGTGGGAATCTTCTTAGCAGTCTGTCCCCGTTGGCTCGCAATATCCGTTTCTATAGCGACGCGTTATTTTGGGGCCAACTGTGTCTAGCTCCAGACAGATATTAACCGTAGGTGCTAATCAAGGACCagtttgctgtttattttataatggtTAAGATAAGAATTCCTGTTAGGAATTCTGGTCCTAGTTCAGCATTTACGGGCAGCTTCTGAAGCCAGCCTGTATTTTGCCATTCACTGTGCACGTGTAAGACAGCAGCATTGGCCATTGGTTTTAGGCAGACCAATCGTGAACTCGTTCACGTGCTATTTCTCGCTTCCCATTGGTTCAAGGTCACAGATCACGTCGGTTAATAAACACCATGCTTCCCCTGCGTGCACCTGCCGTTCTGTCATTGTGAGACTTTTGGCTTTATCGAATCGCACTGTCATCAGGTTCTCGAGTCCCGCCTCGATCTGCGTCACAAGCAAATCCGGCCAATCAACTCACAGCTCGAAGTTTCTGGGTGTTGCCACATTGTTTTCAAGAACTAGCTGTGCTTCAAAGCCTGAAATTGATACAACGTGTTGTAGGTCAACAAGTAAATGGTAGAGTTACAGTAACGCTTGGACTTTGCCCCCCGCCCCCGACTAACTCTCTGGCTAGCCACAGCTAATTTTTGACACAAATATTCAATGTTTCACCACAGCGAGATTACATATAAAGTATACAAAAGACgggcattcattttcaagaagaaAGCAGAAGAACTAGTGTTTTGGATTGGTAGCTAGCGTGTTAGCTAGTCGTTGATCTAGCTAGACAAAGTTAACTATAATCGATGTGAAACCCAAAACGGAGCCCGTTTAgagtgagctagctagctacgtatTCCGCTGGCAAATAGTTTAGAGCAGGTTAAACTTACTAGCTACTTGCTACTACTTGTCTGTCTGGCTTGTTCAAGACACGAAAAGGATATTCATCTGTCAAAGGTAAGACAATTTACTACTATCCGGATATTATTAGCATCATTGCAGTAACTAGTAGCATTGTTATAACTAGCTAATCTAGCTGTCATGCATGTATCTGTTGTCATCATTGAACTTTGGAGAAGAGATGCAACGTATATTAGTCAGGTGAATAAAGTGTAAAATCTGTGTAAGGAGCATATCTGAATACGTCAAGAAACGATTTATAATTAGAAATACATGACTAAGGCGTTAAGATAAgttaaaatgatgtatttgtaATTTATCTCACATGTTATGGCGTCTTAGTATGTAAAATACAGATTAGCTACctgtctagctagctaccttacGCGTATTGAACATATGCAGTTCTGATGGTTACCAATGTGCAGTTTCAGGTTACGCAACATACCTCAAAATGGTTGACAGAATAACAACGCTGGGTATTGTGTTTGACGACGAACAGAAGAATGGATATTGCAGCGGTGAAGTCTTATCCGGATACGTTTTGCTTGAGGTGTCGGCAGTCACTCAAATTAAGGCGATAAACGTATCGGCCGGAGGGTCTGCGCACGTGAGCTGGAACGAGCGACCACGCGGAGCAACGTCGCCCATCAGTGTCTCCATAGCAACGCCATCCCTGTCACGCGGCGTCAAGGAGGAGGTGGAATACTTTGCTGCCTCCCAAGCCGTCCTAGAAGCAACAGGTGCATTCGCCTAAAACACTGCTTTCATAACCTAACAGATGATAATTAGTGTTTTAATTAGGACAGCgatttgaaaataaatctctGTTGTGTGGCGTTAACTGGGGGCAAACTGAATTGCATTTATTGAGATATATGCGTTAGATCTGTTTGTAtttctctgaatgtgtgtgtgtgtgtgtgtgtgtgtgtgtgtgagggggggggggggggggggggtgaaactTTACGTGTATTTATAGGTGTATTTTATACACTAGGTTTGCCCTTACTCCTACTCATCACAGGTGTGTGGGGGAGAAATGAATTAGGATGTCCTGTGTCGTGAAAGggtggatgtttgtgtgtgggtgtatggaCTGGGGGGGGAAGCGGTGGGGGTTgcacaacacaacaccacacatcTGATATTTCCCCttcctgacaaaaaaaacatgacaaaacatgTCTTTCCGAGAGTGATGTTGCAAGACTGCTTTTTGTTGACGAGGCCAGACGTGACAAACGTGGAATTTTACAGGGACCCCGGGGCTgttagcgggggggggggggggggggggggtggcgacACAGCGTGACTTGGTGGAATGCGAGAAAAATATTGCAGGGCCAGGGAAGAGAGTGAGGGTCAGGCCTCCTCATCCTCAGTACAAGTCACAAACAACTAGCTTTatcttagcagacactcttgtccagcGTGGCCGACACAGCTCATGCCGAACATGTcgtccatttgtacagctggatatttactggtgTGAATTCGGTAAAGCTCCTTGTTCAAGGGTGTAGCAGCAGTGCCACATTCGTAATTTGAATCTGTCACCTGCTAGGCGTCTGTTTAACTCTGTGATGGGTACGAGCAAAACAAAGTAAATtttgctgctgttcttttgcTGATGTAGATGGGGGTGTTGGACAGTGCCTGAGTCTTAGCGTGGGCAGACATGAATTCGCCTTCCGGTTTGAGCTCCCACACAGGTAGGTCACTTTAGAAGCAACTCATGAGTGTACAGGTGGAGTTTGTGATCTTGGCATCGGTGTCTGTCTACATTGCCTCAGGTCAAACACCACTATCACAACAGAAAGTATAAGGAGAAGTTCCACAGGATTGAAAAACTTCCATTTGTGTTCTtactgcacagcatttttttgcagtgattcatttaaatttttcaaTGTCTGCTCTTACCTTGAGATGTAtgtgaaatctttttttctgattcaggCAGAAAAACGCTATTGCTAATATTGAGAAATGACACATTGAGGTGGACGTACTCtcccaaggtttttttttgcactgaaaatccTCATGGAAAATTCTAAGCCATATGTGCACAAATCAAAGACTTCGGCACGTGCGGTGTTAAACGATAGCGTGTCAGATGGAAGAATTTCAAAGGATAACTAGGTCAACAGTTTGAACATTTCTTTATGGTTGTGATCTAATGCTTTGtagatttcatttaatttaacagtGACAGTGGATCTACACAAGAGACGAAGCTTATGGGACACCATGTAGCTTCCTAACAGTCACATGACTGACACAATCCACCTTCAGCTGATGTATGCATGCATTCTGTTTGTGAGGACTTGCCATTGCTGGATGTATGCTTAAAAGCATACAGATCATCCCAATATTTGGTAAATCCCTGTCTGTCTTGTTTCAGGCCCTTGGTCTCCTCTTTCACTGGAAAGTATGGGAGAGTTCAGTACTGGGTGAAGGCGGAGGTGCGGAGGCCGTCCGCCCCAGACCAAAGTGTTTGCAGGGAATTCCCTGTCATCAGCCACATAGATCTCAACTCCCCGTCTCTGCTGGTGAGAGGccatacaaaataaatgcagcacaTTACAGAGGGACTCTGCACTGTGGTGTCAGCATTGTAGTCTCTCCGTGTCACAGACTATTCTCAACAGTGGACGGTTGCAGGTCGCCCAGCTGTGGTGCACAGAACTTTCACCCTCTCGGCTCTGTGTGGACATGGGGCTTTGTCTGCCTGTAGAACTTCTTGTCGTCCAGCTGCAATTTTATCTGGGCTGAGGgcagagtgtttgtgtttggatgTCAGTCCTTTTCAAGGCTAGGCTGGGCCGGGCCAAAACACAGGCGCGTGAAAGccagcagagtgtgtgtgtctcacaggGGTTTCACAGCACCCTCACTACCCCTGTCGCTCTCTTCCAGTGTCCTGTTTCGACCAACAAGGAGAAGATGATCGGCTGCTGGATTTTTACCTCGGGCCCCATCTCTTTGAGTGTCAACATTGAGAGGAAAGGTTACTGCAATGGTGAGATATGCTACAGAGAACATGCTGTTAACATCACACCATTAATTGGCAATGTGCAAAACCGTGGTTTGTGACCAGATGTCataggtttgaatcccagattGGTGATGCAGTTTAAAACTTCgctgcctctgtaaatgttCAGTTGCATAAAGGAGGCGCACGTATGAACGTAAACTTA encodes the following:
- the LOC118782177 gene encoding arrestin domain-containing protein 4-like → MVDRITTLGIVFDDEQKNGYCSGEVLSGYVLLEVSAVTQIKAINVSAGGSAHVSWNERPRGATSPISVSIATPSLSRGVKEEVEYFAASQAVLEATDGGVGQCLSLSVGRHEFAFRFELPHRPLVSSFTGKYGRVQYWVKAEVRRPSAPDQSVCREFPVISHIDLNSPSLLCPVSTNKEKMIGCWIFTSGPISLSVNIERKGYCNGEEIPIFAEIENCSSRLVVPKAAIYQTQTCLAKGKTKTYRQAVASVRGNHIPSGCSDRWNGKTLKVPPLSPSILNSALVRVEYSLAVTVQIPGAKKLSTELPIVIGTIPCAGLGAHGRSGSGHFSQDVSWLTLALPEQPEAPPNYADVVSEEEFEQHTPSAVQSDELERQLGGPIFAYIQEFRFQPPPVYSEVDPYPV